The following are encoded in a window of Candidatus Paceibacterota bacterium genomic DNA:
- a CDS encoding endonuclease/exonuclease/phosphatase family protein, which translates to MKIPARLLPPVITLLALLPAARFAGAETFRVATYNVENYLDAATETRYVKSAEAKAKIRESIRALSPDVLALQEMGSISALIELRDSLKAEGLDLPYWEHVAGFDTNVHVAVLSKFPFSARRSHTNDNFLLSGRRFHVSRGFAEVDIAVNPNYSFTLIAAHLKSKRPIAQADEAELRLEEAKLLREKVDARFAANPNANLVVLGDFNDHKDAAPTRAVIGRGKYKLTDTRPAERNGDDAPSTNPAWDPRNITWTHYYGREDAYSRIDFLLLSPGMAREWVPGGTCVLALANWGVGSDHRPIVATFEAADK; encoded by the coding sequence ATGAAAATACCCGCACGCCTGCTTCCCCCCGTAATCACTTTGCTGGCCCTGCTGCCGGCCGCCCGGTTCGCCGGCGCGGAGACGTTCCGCGTCGCCACCTACAATGTGGAGAATTATCTCGATGCAGCCACGGAGACCCGCTATGTCAAATCCGCCGAGGCGAAGGCCAAGATCCGCGAGAGCATCCGCGCCCTCAGCCCCGATGTGCTCGCCCTGCAGGAGATGGGCTCAATCAGCGCGCTGATTGAGCTCCGCGACTCGCTCAAGGCCGAGGGCCTCGACCTCCCCTATTGGGAACACGTCGCCGGCTTCGACACCAACGTCCACGTCGCGGTCCTGAGCAAGTTCCCGTTCAGCGCCCGCCGCTCGCATACGAACGACAACTTCCTGTTGAGCGGGCGCCGGTTTCACGTCAGCCGCGGCTTTGCCGAGGTGGACATCGCGGTGAACCCGAATTACTCATTCACCCTCATCGCCGCGCACCTCAAGTCCAAACGGCCCATCGCCCAGGCCGACGAGGCCGAACTGCGCCTGGAAGAAGCCAAGTTGCTGCGCGAGAAGGTGGACGCCCGGTTTGCCGCCAACCCGAACGCCAACCTGGTGGTCCTCGGCGACTTCAACGACCACAAGGACGCCGCCCCCACCAGGGCAGTCATTGGCCGAGGCAAGTACAAGCTGACGGACACTCGCCCCGCCGAACGCAACGGCGATGATGCCCCAAGCACAAACCCCGCCTGGGACCCGCGCAACATCACGTGGACTCATTATTACGGAAGGGAGGACGCTTACAGCCGCATTGATTTCCTGCTCCTCAGTCCCGGGATGGCGCGCGAATGGGTCCCCGGCGGCACCTGCGTGCTGGCCCTTGCCAACTGGGGCGTCGGCTCGGACCACCGGCCAATCGTGGCAACGTTCGAAGCCGCCGACAAGTAG
- the folE2 gene encoding GTP cyclohydrolase FolE2, protein MFKPSENKSGRLRRRPATAKGRHASRGNGTARVSVERGRATLEPLHDKQSERDHRELRIDKVGVRGLRFPIQVRDKARAVQNTVATIGMFVDLPMEFKGTHMSRFLEVLNAHGNIIHVENISDILHALQEKFHAATSHLEIEFPYFMVKRAPVTGKESVMDYRARFDAAASHREIEFLLTVKANVTTLCPCSKAIAAYGAHNQRSEVTVQIRSRKSVWIEDVIAIIEGSASSELYALLKRQDEKAVTERAYDNPVFVEDLVRNVVVRLKAHPDVTWYKVEAENQESIHNHNAYACIEKH, encoded by the coding sequence ATGTTCAAGCCGAGTGAGAACAAATCGGGCCGTCTGCGTCGCCGTCCGGCCACCGCGAAGGGGCGGCACGCGAGCCGGGGCAACGGAACGGCGCGGGTCAGCGTGGAGCGCGGGCGCGCCACCCTGGAGCCGCTGCATGACAAGCAGAGCGAGCGCGACCACCGCGAGTTGCGCATTGACAAGGTGGGAGTGCGGGGGTTGCGTTTCCCCATCCAGGTGCGGGACAAGGCGCGCGCGGTGCAGAACACGGTCGCCACGATCGGCATGTTTGTGGATTTGCCCATGGAATTCAAAGGCACCCACATGAGCCGCTTCCTCGAGGTGCTCAACGCGCATGGCAACATCATCCACGTCGAGAACATCAGCGACATCCTTCACGCGCTGCAGGAGAAGTTTCACGCAGCGACCTCGCATTTGGAGATCGAATTCCCCTATTTCATGGTGAAGCGGGCGCCGGTGACGGGAAAGGAAAGCGTCATGGATTACCGGGCGCGTTTCGATGCGGCGGCGAGCCACAGGGAGATCGAGTTTCTGCTGACGGTGAAAGCGAATGTAACCACCCTTTGCCCGTGCTCGAAGGCCATTGCCGCCTACGGCGCGCACAACCAGCGGAGCGAGGTTACCGTGCAAATTCGCTCCCGCAAATCCGTGTGGATTGAGGATGTGATCGCCATTATCGAGGGCTCCGCCAGCTCGGAGCTGTATGCGCTGTTAAAGCGGCAGGACGAAAAGGCGGTTACGGAACGGGCTTATGACAATCCGGTGTTTGTGGAAGACCTGGTGCGCAACGTGGTTGTCCGGCTCAAGGCTCACCCGGATGTGACCTGGTACAAGGTCGAGGCGGAGAACCAGGAGAGCATCCATAACCACAATGCCTACGCCTGTATCGAGAAGCACTGA
- a CDS encoding TraR/DksA C4-type zinc finger protein — protein sequence MSAKKKKKISKVKRSSKPHGLATAAAILGRPIVKSKSNGRAKVKAQWAKYYSRLLELRDQLTRQMDGLAKESAQEMPGYSLHMADSGTDNFDRDFALSLLSADQDAMYEIEEALKRIEKNTYGICELTGKPIPRKRLEAIPWTRFTVQAQAQLEREGALRQRRLGALGTVDAVGLAEVEPEEDEAEEKPKEKES from the coding sequence GTGAGTGCGAAGAAGAAGAAGAAGATCAGCAAAGTGAAGCGGTCGTCCAAGCCGCACGGCTTGGCCACCGCCGCGGCCATTCTTGGCCGCCCGATCGTGAAGTCGAAGAGTAACGGCAGGGCGAAGGTCAAGGCGCAGTGGGCCAAGTACTACAGTAGGCTGCTGGAGTTGCGCGATCAGCTGACGCGGCAGATGGATGGGCTGGCCAAAGAGTCCGCCCAGGAGATGCCCGGCTACAGCCTGCACATGGCGGATTCCGGCACCGATAATTTCGACCGAGATTTCGCTTTGAGCCTGCTTTCCGCCGACCAGGACGCGATGTACGAGATTGAGGAGGCGCTCAAGCGGATCGAGAAGAACACCTACGGCATTTGTGAGCTTACGGGCAAGCCGATCCCCCGGAAGCGTTTGGAGGCCATCCCCTGGACGCGGTTTACCGTGCAGGCCCAGGCGCAGTTGGAGCGCGAAGGCGCCTTGCGGCAACGCCGCCTGGGAGCGCTCGGGACCGTGGATGCCGTCGGCTTGGCCGAAGTTGAACCTGAGGAAGATGAGGCTGAAGAGAAGCCTAAAGAGAAAGAATCGTAA